The genomic stretch AATGCATAAATACCTCATTAGAGTGTTTAAATATGAAGTACAAGAATATTCTAGAAAAATGTTCGGTTGAGTTATAACTTGACTTAACCTCATCAGGATATCAATGAGACATAAAATGGTTTACACTGATCATACATGAGGATTTCTACTACAGAAGTCAAACTCATGCCATAATATTTACCTAATCATATAAAACTTGCTTAAGGCCATTAAACCACAACCCTTAATGATCGATACTCATTCTAGTTGAAGCATAAGCCACGCAGCCAGGCTTGATGGAATCATAATTGGCTGGGGGaccatcatcatcaatcatgggtttttgaaaaacccaaaacaaatccaaaaaacTGGCTGCCAAACAAGGAAAATGGAGATTGTTCAGAGGTACAGTTTAGTCCTTAATATTCCACCCTTTGCAGCTATGGAAGTTAATCCCGTTAGAGAATATGGTGCGCAAGTAAGAATTGAggaaagtttctttttttttttttcttttttggtgggACTCTCTGCTTTAATCCAACACCAACTTAGAACTCTCTTAGCTCCTCCTTCGACACCTGCGGCGTTGAATTATTGTACTAGATTCAGCTCCTAGGCGCCATACGGCTCAACCATGTTTTCAGGGAACTGTTTTGTGGCGGCGGGGGTGAGCTTTTGTACAGCTTTGCAAGCGTTTAAATGTTCAAGAGAACTGGCCCGTGGTTGGGGTTTCGGACGGCGACACACTCAGAGAAAGTAAAGGTGGTTGTGGCAATGGTCGATGATGGTAGTGATTGTGCTAGTCGCAGTAGCGACTATGGTGGGTGGTGTTGGAGGTGGAGGAGGATAAGAGGGATGTGAATGATGAGCGAGCAAGTGATTGAGTGTGGTTAGATTAAGAGGATCAAGATGACTTTGAACCTTATGATTACGTTTAGATAACTTTGTAGTTGAACCTTAGGATTACTAAGAGGATCAAGATGAATTTGTACTTGCAGTTTCATCAAATTGAGGCTCCATTTATTTCAACGTAAAATGTATTccgttgaaaaatattttcaacaaaatcaattttctgacaaataatttcaattaaaaacattttttgacgtTTGACTCATGCAAAAAAACATCAGCGATAGCAGGCAACAGCCAACTACCTCCGACAGTGACCAAAAATGACCGATGACTTCCATGCAACCACCTGACACCCCCACACACAACATCATCATGCCACTTCATTGATGCTCAAGGGCAAGCTAAGGACATCATGCCCTTGGCTTAATGTAGAATCATAATTCACCTACTCCAATTGAATGGTTACTTGCATTATGTCTTAATTATTACTTAGCCtttgtttcttatattttcattcaatcatattaacctataaagaAATATCTACTACTACTAATCATTGAATCCAAGTAATGAAACAAGTGGTTTCATCCATCAATTTCAGAGAAAAAACCTAACAAAGCAGTCACAAGATCTTTCAAATTCATCAATTTTGCCctacacaaacaacaaaaaacaaggtTCATCCTACACCCAGATTAcatacaaatgaaaaagaagcaaCTCGATTGACAAGGGGAAAGCTAAGCCTTCTTTAGAGACTTGGTGGCCCTAGATGGAGACTTGGACTCTTTGGCAGCCTTCTCCACCATCTTTTTGTTGGGAAGGACACCGCCATGAGCAACGGTAACTTCCCAAGCTCTGCATCGTTCCTCACAGCCAGCAGAACATGCCTTGGAATGATCTTGTTCTTGTTGTTGTCACGAGCTGCATTTCCAGCCAACTCAAGCACTTTCACATACATTTATGCACAATGACTTCATAATCAAGAACGAAAACTAGAGGCTGAAATTGAAGCAGTACAGaacagaaaaatatcaaaagaaaagaaacacaccACCACACTTTGCAATCAAACACATTCTAAAAACTCCATATTAAATAGCCATTTTGATTAGTTTCAGAAATTTATGAAAGGTCAAACCCACATGGAAAAAAGTAAAACCTACAAAATTTCCACATGTTATCTCGGAAAAATTACCAAATGAAACAATGGATTCGTCCAAGAAAAATTCAACTACTATTAAGACAATGTATACATTTTCTGTCCTACATTTCCAGGAAAGCAAGGAGGGAATCTTTTGTCACTTTCTGTCAATTTGCTTAGATAAGTTCtaaatgaagagaaaaacaCAGTAGATTGATAACAAAGACTACATTAAGAAAAACATATTCTCAAAAAGAGTGTCAATAAACAGTGGGTCATGTCTGTTGTGACTCATGAACTGCTCACAGTAGATTGATCATCGTAGTCTCTATATTCAATCACAGAGATTCGAACATGCATATGAACCatcaaaaaacacaaatctaACGATTTCGATATCTCTACttcatgtcaaaaataaaagcCCCCCCACCCCCCTTCAATATGttcaaaatacccaaaaaaaaactgGAATCCAAAAACAGAGAGAATCGATCTTAGAGATAGAAATCGGTGAGTGAAAGtgagaaaaatcaaagatagaGTGCAAGAATGAGCTGCAAGAGAGCCGAAAGAACTTGAGATGTGAGAACCCAAATGGCGATGGCAAAGGGAAAATCAGAAGCCAAAGAGGGACGAGATCCCTACGAGTGTAGGAGCTATGCGGAGCAGAGAGCTCTGGGAGACTTTGAAATTGAGTGAGAAGGAGAACTGGAGAAGGTCGGGTGTGTGTTGCATGAAATAGAAGGTCAGGTATGCGGGTTCAGCAAGATTGTGAGAGGGGACAATGGTGTatggaaataataaaaaacagaaaccaTTCTACACGGTTAAAAGTGGTTTTCCTGGTCaaccaaaaataatttcagTTTGACTAAGATTTTTGGTCGTACGAAACACCGAGAAATGGGGAGAAAAGGTTTTCCATCAAAACAAACAGGACCTTAGTTGCTAGTATATGATTCTTTGTTTCAATTTGTGCCTACATAACCACCTCTACAATTTTTGCACCTTGTATATCCCAACTGGATTAACGATCCAATTGCCTTCTTTGGAATCTATTCCAAAACATCATACCACAACTCTTTGCAGATTAGCCTCTGACTGCAGTAGAAAACTTAAACATCACAAATCCACAGAATGCATACACATAGAGATGACACCACAATATCAACAAGCTTAAGAACACACCCAAAGGCTGCAAATGAATACAAATGGATTGCTGGCAACGTATGATAAGTCCGTATGTaaaatgataaaagatcaaACATAAGCCATATAAAGAAGTTCTCAGTTCAACAATGCTACCTATTTCTCTATATGCTTGGAGGATGATCTTGTCAAGAGAACTCAAAACTGTCCAAAGACTCCATTTCAATGAAATATCATAATAGGCCAAAGGTAGGTCAACTAGATAGCAAATTCACAGGTTATAAAGTGCCTTATGCCATAAGCACACACAGAACCAATCACATTAAGTGCATTGAGAAATAGACAATCATGATACAATCGTCTTGGTGTCAAGCCAGGATGTTCCATAACACTAAAAAATAGGCCGAGCAAAAACAAAAGCcataaaaatcagtcattgccTGTATTTCAgggtcatttttcttttttcagggGTGGTTGGGAAGGGGGAATTCAAACACAAGTGGCGATATGTGAGTtaggattttgtttggaatctAGAAACTATGTCACAGCATaatatttgacattttttaCTTGGACACCACATTGTGCATGTCAAAACAGAGCAAGATAATACAAGTCCAATGCCCCAATCACTTACTTTTTGGCCAGAAAATACCCAATAAACTGAAAATGCTATACTGCCAACTATGACACTAATCAAATTGGAAGTCAAAATGTTACAAGTTTTCCATCCCACATACCTTCTCAGACTGAAATCCTACAACCAGAAGACATCTTACCCTGATATACATTCAATAATTCAGGAACATCATCCTGAAATCTGATCACAAACCGCTCCAAAAATTTCCTCTCAGTCGGTAGCAAGAAAGTCCCCAAGGCCAAGTTATTCTTGATCAAACCCTTGGCTAGCAAAATTTGAACAACCGAACACCGAGGGATAATTCTCTTTTCCAAGCTTAAATTTATAACATAAGGATATGTAGCAATATTTGCTGATGGCCAACCAATTTTGTTCACAAGGAACTCCATTGTTTTCGTGATCTTCTCTTCTGAAGATTGCATACAATTTGGAAAGCTTTTAAATGCTGCGAGGGCCATGTGCTTTGACCAACCCCACCTCTTATAAAGCTCAAATCTTGATTCCAGCTTTggtttcttcatcttcaataacACCTGGATTGCCAGGACAAACACCGTTTTCGAGGGATCGAATCCCATTTCCATAGCCTGGTGGACAGCCTCAACAAACCTAGTATGCTTAATAAAAGCTGCAGAGGGATAATTAGTTACCAGGAAAGATATTGTAGATGAAGGCGCTCCAAGTTGTCTCAAAAGTGCAATGTTAGGAGCCATATTATTCGTTACATCATTTAGACAAGCCCGTGGTGCGCGCTTGAAAGTTGTCAGCACTTTCTCGTCAACAAGAAGTACACTCTTGAGGATATCATAGCAGGGGATAACACGTTTCCTTAAGTTGCATCTGAACAGAAATGGGTATGAAGAGATGATAGTAATGAGGTCAGAGCTCGAAACCCCTATGGAACGCAAAAACTCAATCTTGGGCAAAAGGGTCTTCTCAGGATCAGATAAAAGAATCAGGGGATACTTCCTAACGATTTTGGAGATCTGGGCATTGCTGATTCCATTCTCTTTGAAAAGATTCAGCACCGAGTCTGGTCTTTCTGGGCTCTGAAATATTAGCCTCCGGGATTTTAAAATAGCAGATTTTGTGGACAACCCACAAGAGTTGATGAGGTAAGACACTGCAAAAGAatgtttttcctcttcttctggtTTTTGACTAGATTCAGGTAAGCTAACTACTGATGTAAACGATTTGACAATAAAGAAGCCATTTTGCTGAAGAAAACCCAATTGGGTCCTCCTGTATTTGAGTTGTACTAGCTGTCTTGAACAGAGAAAACCAAACATAACTTGACTCACCAAAAGTTTTACTGAGACAGCTTCAACTGGACTCTTGTAATTTCTTCAGGGAATACTGCCCTTTGAAGACTCTGAACTCTTCATGCGCTTCTAATCTCCGGGGCGCTTGAGCAAAAAAAGAAGCTTTATTTGTACCGGAAATATGTTGCTCGAGGACGGAAAGTCGGAAACCATTCGAGGTGCTTTTCTGGTTgtgattttataaataaaatgtgtgattttaaattaaattggaaaaaattgattatttggcattgaattttaaaaaaatttcgatttcaaaacctaaaagattttcatattttcaaattgcgAATAAGGAGGTGTTTTTTAAAGGCtataattgcaattttaaaaaccaaactgcaattttaccaaacgctttaactgtgtttttaaaaatcatattttcaaatcgcacattttaaaattattatttttaatcgcactttttgaaatcgtaaTTCCAAACATACCCTAAATGAACCTCAAAAGAAAATGTTTATGCTATGGCCAATCGACTTTTGTACATTATCATTTTGTAGTTTCAATTTCATCATTATACTGAAATTCGTGTTTTGTTTGTATTGaggtaaaatgtttttttttgttgaaaaatgctttcaacaTTGGTTTGTAGGGAAAATCAGTGACCTCAAGCAACAATTGATGACCTCTAATTgtggccaaattttttttggcaacttCCAATGAAATCTAATGGCAGATTCCAATGACCTTTGATGGCTAATTCCAGCAAGAGACGGAGGTCTACCACTTCCAATAACATATTCCGACAGGTAAAGATTTCCAACGACCTCCAACGGCGACAGAGAATGAATTACTAGAGAAAATGCGTATAAGAAGGAGAagttcaaacttgaaaaataatttacaattaaaataaTCACAAGCCTTTTTTTCTCCAACCATGAGATGAGTAACCACTAAGAtaggaccttttttttttttttttttttttttttttttttgtgaaagcATAGTATATTTATTACTGCATAATAAAAGGAGGAAATACTACACACTATCACTTCTTCACAATCATTTATCCACTGCATTAGATGACTTCTAAaactaccattaaatttgaaatgaattattattagattttgttgattatatatatttgagagtAAAATGATAAGAAGTCCCACATTTAAAAGATCTAAGAAGTGTGATTGGTTAATATAGTAGTGTTGGGCTCAAATCCATAGGCTTTAGCTTTTGAGTAGTGTGGTGTTTTAACATACTATGTTATGAGCTCACTAAAAAGATTCCCTAAAGTATCAATCTTCCTAacaagtggtattagagccGATGGTGGTATGCGGTAAGGTGGAGTGGCACATGCACAAACAAAAGTTTCTTAGAGTATAGACAAAAAAAGTGCAAAGTGCGAACATAGATGATTGTTGACAATGGTTCACGGAGTTAGAATAGGAGTCCGTGGAGATGGAGCAACAAGGTTCATGGCACCAAGGCACAACATGAAATCCATGAAGTAGGAACAAAGGTGCGTAGTGTAGACAAAACCTACATAGCCCACAAGTAATCTTGGAGAGGGCCCATAAGATTGAtaaaaagcttcattttgaGAGGAAGTGTAGCAATGTGATAATGGACTCATACATAAAGGGGAAATTGTTGAGTATCTATGTGTGAGTGTAAAATGATataagtcccacattgaaaagatCTAAGAAGTGTGAGTGGTTAATAAAGTAGTGTTGGGTTCAACTccataggcttaagcttttgggttatgTCGTTCGAAATGTTTTTAGTAAAATCACTTTTCAGAAAAATGATTTCatctgaaaacattttccagcATTTTGGTGTTACggaaaatcatcaaatatttttttataatttcattcTATCATAACAACCTATAAAGAAAGATCTACTTCATGCTATTAATCACTAAATCCATGTAATGAAACAAGCGGTTTCATCCATTAATTCagagaaaatcctaacaaagaGGACACACGATCtttcaaaatcatcaattttccccaacataaacaacaaaaaacaagatCCATCCTACACCCAGATTAcatacaaatgaaaaagaagcaaCTCGATTGACTAGAGAAAGCTAAGCCTTCTTTCAGGACTTGGTGGCCCCGGATGGAGACTTGGGCTCTTTGGCAGCCTTGGAATGATCTTGTTCTTCTTGTTGTCACGAGCTGCATTTCCAGCCAACTCCAGCACTTTCACACACATTTATGCACAATGAATTCATAATAAAGAACGAAAACAAGAGGCTGAAATTGAAGCAGTGCAGaacagaaaaatatcaaaagaaaagaaacacaccACCTCACTTTGCAATCAAACACATACTAGAAACTCTATATTAAATAGCCATTTTGACTAGTTTCAGAATTTATGAAAGGTCAAACCCACATGGAGAACagtaaaaccaataaaatttcCAGATGTTATCTCgaaaaaattaccaaatgaaACAATGGGTTCGTCCAAGAAATATTTCCACAAGTTTTTTGCACAATCACAAAACTCTTCTTCTCCAGCCATGAGATGAGCTACCGGTAGTATATCTGAAtgcataaaaagaaatatacctGCTGTCCAGCAAAAGCATAGATAACAACATCTATACGAAAGATTGAATCTAGACTGCACTTATGAATCCACTTAAACTTCAAGGATGTTTGGGCATTTACAGTACATGAGGGATCCCACTAATTAAAACTAGTTGTAATCTAGGCTGAACTCATGGGATTAGTATCCACGGTAATTACTTGCCCAAATTGCTAGTAGGTAATGCTTCATACCATTACTTGCCCAAATTGCTAGTATGTAATGTTTCATGCCATTCATTGATGCTCTTGGAAGGTCAGCTAAGGACAACGGGAAACCCTAGGATCAAAGTAGAATTAGAATTCACCTACTCCAATGGAATAGTAACCTACTTTCTGTCTTAATTATTACATAGTTGCTAGTATATGATTCTTTGTTTCAATTAGCTCCTATATAACCAGCTCTACAATTTTTGCACCTTATATAACCCAACTGAATTAATGACCTAATTGCTTTCTTCCGAAGCTAATCCACATCATCATAACGGCACTCTTTGCAGATGAGCCTGTGATT from Corylus avellana chromosome ca1, CavTom2PMs-1.0 encodes the following:
- the LOC132168110 gene encoding transcription termination factor MTERF15, mitochondrial-like isoform X1 gives rise to the protein MFGFLCSRQLVQLKYRRTQLGFLQQNGFFIVKSFTSVVSLPESSQKPEEEEKHSFAVSYLINSCGLSTKSAILKSRRLIFQSPERPDSVLNLFKENGISNAQISKIVRKYPLILLSDPEKTLLPKIEFLRSIGVSSSDLITIISSYPFLFRCNLRKRVIPCYDILKSVLLVDEKVLTTFKRAPRACLNDVTNNMAPNIALLRQLGAPSSTISFLVTNYPSAAFIKHTRFVEAVHQAMEMGFDPSKTVFVLAIQVLLKMKKPKLESRFELYKRWGWSKHMALAAFKSFPNCMQSSEEKITKTMEFLVNKIGWPSANIATYPYVINLSLEKRIIPRCSVVQILLAKGLIKNNLALGTFLLPTERKFLERFVIRFQDDVPELLNVYQARDNNKNKIIPRHVLLAVRNDAELGKLPLLMAVSFPTKRWWRRLPKSPSLHLGPPSL
- the LOC132168110 gene encoding transcription termination factor MTERF15, mitochondrial-like isoform X2; translated protein: MFGFLCSRQLVQLKYRRTQLGFLQQNGFFIVKSFTSVVSLPESSQKPEEEEKHSFAVSYLINSCGLSTKSAILKSRRLIFQSPERPDSVLNLFKENGISNAQISKIVRKYPLILLSDPEKTLLPKIEFLRSIGVSSSDLITIISSYPFLFRCNLRKRVIPCYDILKSVLLVDEKVLTTFKRAPRACLNDVTNNMAPNIALLRQLGAPSSTISFLVTNYPSAAFIKHTRFVEAVHQAMEMGFDPSKTVFVLAIQVLLKMKKPKLESRFELYKRWGWSKHMALAAFKSFPNCMQSSEEKITKTMEFLVNKIGWPSANIATYPYVINLSLEKRIIPRCSVVQILLAKGLIKNNLALGTFLLPTERKFLERFVIRFQDDVPELLNVYQGKMSSGCRISV